A single genomic interval of Streptomyces graminofaciens harbors:
- a CDS encoding IS701 family transposase: MDAHEVNRVRAALAFYVADVFASVPRKDQRAKSDCYLRGLMLEGRRKSIQAMATRLPDGNEQNLQQFVNQSTWDPVPVQRRICERMLPLIGPAAWVIDDVSVPKDGRMSAGVAPQYCGALGKRANCQVAVSVHAASDTASCPLQWRLFLPREWAADTGRRALTRVPPEVTHREKWRLALEMLDTLAGWGMNPPVVVADAAYGTNAHLRAALADRQLAYVLAIRSDVSAHPFDAEPEAPARNGDTGCWPQPRYRHPAPSVAALAAGLGQEAFTSVTWRLGSRGELRSRFAAVRVRPAGKAVERPIRAAASAEQGWWDGILPDCWLLVEWPADAEAPTDYWLSNLPDDTPIADLVRLAKVRWRIEHDYRELKHGLGLDHFEGRSWPGWHHHVTLVTAAHAFLTEQRLAPKVLAPVSPSTKSLTPSRTS, encoded by the coding sequence GTGGACGCACATGAAGTGAACCGTGTACGGGCGGCGTTGGCGTTCTACGTGGCGGATGTGTTCGCGTCGGTACCGCGCAAGGACCAGCGGGCCAAGAGCGACTGCTATCTGCGGGGACTGATGCTTGAGGGCCGCCGTAAGTCGATCCAGGCGATGGCCACGCGGCTGCCGGACGGCAACGAGCAGAACCTGCAGCAGTTCGTGAACCAGTCGACCTGGGATCCGGTGCCGGTGCAGCGGCGGATCTGCGAACGGATGCTGCCGCTGATCGGTCCGGCGGCGTGGGTGATCGACGACGTGTCGGTGCCCAAGGACGGGAGGATGTCGGCCGGGGTGGCCCCGCAGTACTGCGGGGCTCTGGGGAAACGGGCGAACTGCCAGGTCGCGGTCAGCGTCCACGCCGCGAGCGATACCGCCTCCTGCCCGCTGCAGTGGCGGCTGTTCCTGCCCCGGGAATGGGCTGCGGACACCGGCCGCCGGGCCCTCACCCGCGTCCCGCCCGAGGTCACGCACCGCGAGAAGTGGCGCCTGGCCCTGGAGATGCTCGACACACTGGCAGGCTGGGGCATGAACCCACCGGTCGTGGTGGCCGATGCCGCCTACGGAACCAACGCGCACCTGCGGGCCGCCCTTGCCGACCGCCAACTCGCCTACGTCCTGGCCATCCGTTCGGACGTGAGCGCCCACCCCTTCGACGCCGAGCCCGAGGCCCCGGCCCGCAACGGGGATACCGGCTGCTGGCCCCAGCCCCGCTACCGGCACCCCGCGCCCTCGGTGGCAGCCCTTGCCGCCGGCCTTGGGCAGGAGGCGTTCACCTCTGTCACCTGGCGGCTCGGGTCGAGAGGGGAGTTGCGCTCCCGCTTCGCCGCCGTGCGCGTGCGGCCCGCGGGCAAGGCCGTCGAGCGTCCCATCAGGGCTGCGGCCTCAGCTGAACAGGGGTGGTGGGACGGGATCCTGCCCGACTGTTGGCTGCTGGTCGAGTGGCCCGCCGATGCCGAAGCGCCTACCGACTACTGGCTGTCCAACCTGCCGGACGACACCCCGATCGCCGACCTGGTGCGTCTGGCCAAGGTCCGCTGGCGCATCGAGCACGACTACCGCGAACTCAAGCACGGCCTGGGACTTGACCACTTCGAGGGCCGTTCCTGGCCTGGCTGGCACCACCATGTCACCCTCGTGACCGCCGCCCACGCCTTCCTCACCGAACAGCGCCTGGCCCCAAAAGTCCTCGCACCGGTCTCACCCTCTACCAAGTCCTTGACACCCTCCAGGACGTCCTGA
- a CDS encoding DUF317 domain-containing protein: MPVTVEVAQPGFAATVEALRLRSWKLGPGQPTLVIDQFTDADFKLVVDDRADVHVNSKDGRFYLGWFPTGRRGTDGEGWVIAVTGTAKVRGYRMSFDTETPAAIVAAAVAQVLATSQPL; the protein is encoded by the coding sequence ATGCCGGTGACCGTGGAGGTTGCCCAGCCCGGATTTGCCGCGACTGTCGAGGCCCTGAGGCTGCGTTCCTGGAAGCTCGGGCCGGGCCAGCCGACGCTGGTGATCGACCAGTTCACGGACGCCGATTTCAAGCTGGTCGTGGATGACCGCGCCGATGTCCATGTGAACAGCAAGGACGGGCGGTTCTACCTCGGGTGGTTTCCGACGGGTCGTCGCGGCACCGACGGTGAGGGCTGGGTGATCGCGGTCACCGGTACCGCGAAGGTCCGCGGGTACCGGATGTCGTTCGACACCGAGACTCCGGCGGCCATCGTCGCCGCTGCCGTGGCACAGGTCCTCGCCACCTCCCAGCCGCTCTGA
- a CDS encoding DUF317 domain-containing protein — MYWVTPRHLAGDDGALGERIGDLLTGLGWRLWPTSRHTLLYVSPDELRGAEWILASYPFELGGLPVAWQLSARPHAASALTEWNAYFTTGVPHEALADLLVALDAREAPDIGFDGPQAVMAALVSQGWIRDVDRPATAATDPGFASSVSLEELPKLIQDADPRPDLMGWQAWAEPVLGAPYLWCASFSASVPHDLVAAFAASLASPVPVPRRTLPEGAQERLTVVRRD; from the coding sequence GTGTATTGGGTCACCCCGCGTCACCTGGCCGGCGACGACGGCGCGCTCGGCGAGCGGATCGGCGACCTGCTGACCGGCCTGGGCTGGCGGCTGTGGCCGACCTCCCGCCACACCCTGCTGTACGTGAGCCCGGACGAGCTGCGCGGCGCCGAGTGGATCCTCGCCAGCTACCCCTTTGAACTCGGCGGACTGCCCGTGGCGTGGCAGTTGTCCGCCCGTCCGCATGCCGCGAGCGCCCTGACGGAGTGGAACGCCTACTTCACCACGGGCGTCCCGCATGAGGCGCTTGCCGACCTCCTCGTCGCGCTCGACGCCCGCGAGGCGCCCGACATCGGGTTCGACGGGCCTCAGGCGGTCATGGCCGCGCTTGTCTCACAGGGCTGGATCCGGGACGTGGACCGCCCCGCGACCGCGGCCACGGACCCCGGCTTCGCTTCCAGCGTGTCGCTGGAGGAACTGCCCAAGCTCATTCAGGACGCCGACCCGCGCCCCGATCTGATGGGCTGGCAGGCGTGGGCGGAACCTGTTTTGGGCGCACCCTATCTGTGGTGCGCCAGCTTCAGCGCCAGCGTCCCGCACGACCTGGTCGCGGCCTTCGCCGCCTCGCTCGCCTCCCCGGTCCCCGTGCCTCGGCGCACCCTGCCCGAGGGCGCGCAAGAGCGGCTCACCGTCGTGCGCCGTGACTGA